A portion of the Pseudoalteromonas luteoviolacea genome contains these proteins:
- a CDS encoding MlaD family protein, translating to MQHSVKKTNNIVLVFGVAGILMLVIMTAMILVNNHTFADKAYYRTVLQDASGLSALPAIYFKGLKVGRIEGFRLDHKTNLIEVELWVFREYQNKVVKYAVLAGEQHPIFDDVTTFELILPDPSSVIEYEQLAPNSYIPHINSELGKSYVNKGVIAQKGDDIESILASINQLLQNFQKEDNPEAGAIFRVLDRVAKISDNLMVVSEEVKSSDLLPDAERTLAQSQQVLEQMPKVLEQINTTLLTTERLMGQAGSTLHNYAEPAKIIGDVTNRQLPIVLNNLNESLTVMQIMLKEVHSEREQFAIAIHSMQQVLDKMDKTLQALNNHPMLKDGIEKQPQTTGIEMHD from the coding sequence ATGCAGCATAGCGTAAAAAAAACGAATAATATCGTCCTTGTCTTTGGTGTGGCTGGCATTCTTATGCTGGTAATAATGACAGCAATGATTTTGGTGAACAACCATACTTTTGCCGATAAAGCTTATTATAGAACCGTGCTGCAAGATGCGAGTGGGTTAAGTGCATTACCAGCTATCTATTTTAAAGGCTTAAAAGTAGGTCGAATAGAGGGCTTCAGGTTGGATCATAAGACGAATTTAATTGAAGTTGAGCTATGGGTATTTAGAGAGTATCAAAATAAAGTGGTGAAGTATGCGGTACTAGCTGGTGAACAGCATCCCATCTTTGATGATGTAACGACTTTTGAGCTTATTCTACCGGACCCCAGTAGCGTGATTGAATACGAACAGCTAGCGCCAAACAGCTATATTCCCCATATAAATAGTGAACTTGGAAAAAGCTATGTAAATAAGGGGGTTATTGCGCAAAAAGGTGATGATATTGAAAGTATCTTGGCCAGTATAAATCAACTTCTGCAGAACTTTCAAAAAGAAGATAACCCAGAGGCAGGGGCGATATTTAGGGTCTTAGATCGTGTGGCTAAAATTAGTGATAATTTGATGGTCGTGAGCGAAGAGGTTAAAAGCAGTGATTTGTTACCGGATGCAGAACGCACGCTTGCTCAAAGTCAACAAGTCCTAGAGCAAATGCCAAAGGTATTGGAGCAAATAAATACAACTTTACTCACTACTGAACGCCTGATGGGTCAAGCCGGCTCAACTTTACATAACTATGCAGAGCCTGCCAAGATAATTGGCGATGTTACCAATAGGCAATTACCTATCGTGTTAAACAATTTAAATGAGAGTTTAACGGTGATGCAGATCATGCTTAAAGAGGTACACAGTGAGCGAGAGCAATTCGCCATTGCAATACACAGTATGCAGCAGGTATTGGACAAAATGGATAAGACTTTACAGGCGTTAAATAACCACCCTATGCTCAAAGATGGCATCGAGAAACAGCCACAGACAACTGGAATAGAGATGCATGATTAA
- a CDS encoding ATP-binding cassette domain-containing protein: MQIEFKNISHSVKNKTIFNDLNAHVSSGRCLVVSGRSGCGKTLFFSIASDIIRPDSGQVLVDGRDVNTMNAKDYSDFRRDLGVVFQLSGLISNLTLEENLMLPLNRHYKELGKSEKYRRINTLAEEFALQHYLPQRTEMLSSGQASLAGLARALLLKPRAVIWDAPMTEIDEQWGQYVLKLLMQLKEQGTTLILCSNRKEVIETLADEQLELNELFCFSEF, encoded by the coding sequence ATGCAAATTGAGTTCAAAAATATTTCGCATTCTGTAAAAAACAAAACCATTTTTAATGATTTAAATGCACATGTAAGTAGTGGGCGATGTTTAGTTGTGTCAGGTCGTTCAGGGTGTGGTAAGACATTGTTTTTCAGTATTGCAAGCGACATTATTCGACCTGACAGTGGTCAGGTGCTGGTCGATGGTCGAGATGTAAATACGATGAATGCGAAAGATTACTCCGATTTTAGACGTGACTTGGGTGTTGTATTTCAATTGTCAGGGCTCATTTCTAACCTCACATTAGAAGAGAACCTGATGCTGCCTTTGAATCGACATTATAAAGAACTAGGTAAATCTGAAAAATATCGACGAATTAATACGCTGGCTGAAGAGTTTGCGTTGCAGCATTATTTACCGCAACGCACAGAGATGCTGTCCTCAGGGCAAGCCTCATTGGCTGGTCTTGCCCGCGCATTATTGCTCAAACCTAGAGCTGTGATTTGGGATGCGCCAATGACGGAAATTGACGAGCAGTGGGGACAATATGTACTTAAGCTATTAATGCAACTAAAGGAGCAGGGAACGACATTAATTTTGTGCTCCAATCGCAAAGAAGTGATTGAAACTTTGGCTGATGAGCAGTTAGAACTGAATGAATTGTTCTGCTTTTCGGAGTTTTAA
- a CDS encoding ABC transporter permease produces the protein MIAYGFLPFSAYVISDFIFFHRNRSISFDVLVRQVRFTGVEALGLVVLIAMLIGALIIVQGYPLLAAIGQGNWIYDILISTIVRDLGPFIVCFIVLARSGTAITTELGNMVVSKEIDALVAMGVSPISYLVAPRVLGMIVSLVLLMSYFVACGIFGGYIVSNAFQSIPVSTFFAKLVSELHWFDIVIMLLKVAFSGLFISLIASYHGLTVNRAITEVPQRNIKAVGRGLISICLIHVSLTLLYVIITGR, from the coding sequence ATGATTGCATATGGATTTTTGCCTTTTTCAGCTTACGTTATTTCAGACTTTATCTTTTTCCATCGCAATCGTTCTATCAGTTTTGACGTGCTTGTTAGACAAGTTAGGTTTACAGGCGTTGAAGCATTAGGGCTAGTTGTACTTATTGCTATGTTGATAGGTGCATTAATCATAGTTCAAGGCTATCCGTTGCTCGCGGCCATTGGGCAGGGGAATTGGATTTACGATATCTTAATTTCTACGATAGTGCGAGATTTGGGACCGTTTATTGTTTGCTTTATTGTGTTAGCGCGTTCTGGCACGGCTATTACAACTGAGCTTGGTAACATGGTGGTGAGTAAAGAAATTGATGCATTAGTGGCTATGGGAGTGTCGCCAATTTCTTACCTTGTTGCACCTCGCGTGTTAGGGATGATAGTTTCTTTGGTGTTGCTGATGAGCTATTTTGTCGCATGTGGCATTTTTGGTGGCTACATTGTCAGTAATGCTTTTCAGTCAATACCTGTCAGTACTTTTTTTGCAAAGCTCGTCAGTGAGCTACATTGGTTTGATATTGTTATCATGTTACTAAAAGTCGCTTTTTCTGGCCTTTTTATTAGTTTAATTGCTAGTTATCACGGATTAACAGTCAACCGAGCTATCACTGAAGTGCCGCAGCGGAACATTAAAGCGGTGGGCAGAGGGCTCATTTCAATTTGTTTGATCCATGTTTCACTTACTTTGTTATACGTGATAATAACAGGGCGATGA